Proteins from one bacterium genomic window:
- a CDS encoding LamG domain-containing protein has protein sequence MKQNILKTVLVSFSLLFIFTFLSSVQAEEFELKINDVSGLNSPLPIIASMAFSKGEVKDASSIRIMSETREVPSQIDITAKWVDGSIRWALAGFTDSPQNRYRVEYGEGIKRSAYPTPLKISNLPDGGFTIDTGVSIYQFDKDKLLPEKAWLTVNNRTISILENSGAGTYLIDNQGRTAKVAGKLAEIENTFLKEGPARVVVKRSGWYVTNSGEKLARADVWLYFAEGSSAVRITHSLILTEDTNKVWFKDFGLEFTPPAPPTDVYCAEGLPGEESVIQTKGKEVFLLQDDYPHFAERKYNAGVGTSENGIDKIVKKFDIAGDWAYGDYGNFGIGIVMPWLAERFPKEISFGERSAKAVLWSARSKRELDFKAKTLIDEYWQTWAKEGPGAPKDGAETYSNAQGTSLTHDIWFLPQQGSYNADLVKRTCISAARPTLALSDPVKICSSEALGWPSYHKDTKKFPEFEQIFKEYWQRLIMSLEAFPMTGTISWGCLPDVSYYTVKGRIMPGFGDSRLKGIMDYGMRRVPFLMYARSGEREYYEYGYKFGRFTGDYGIAHWNSPEKQRGAGLIGARGGLPFFWQGRTTLFAIIDGEIRHWLNQYYLTGDEQSLDLVNMIKEEVSKVRTPRGITSISRMLLTLSIMDWDEDMCKKSREFIHSIIDLNSQNGLKGSGYGAEYKDERDTYNLLEYYLETGDEIVKEAWLKLLDQKYRFERRGGTLCHRNYDALTYYIAYLITGEQKWRSVVEQTLSDALMYANAYPLEKDLSRLPKNPLDWKSLPPRIFTGYQNPFIGFPAALKLINNIGWSNEPITPIAVKPLEFPETMLLFRHKKGIETNLSVYFRTKNKDAKIEVFPYKKYPTVAPLKGIKTVIEKRMAQNTHYHAYINIPAEKEEGLYILSFGVEDVAWTLLDTTSQKVATLAPDGLWSICRAGHGGSHQGDNRPGEAKPMFFKVPAGLKELDVFIGYPATIKRADGSTALECIDSNIGRFSLPVKGQTGIWSIEPYFREFSGNAPPGFYRFLNIEPIVSFGSPTLLPEETLGKPVVSTSALLFEPKEPLKFVEGVSGKAIRLSGDTKLKFSKGEKVSQGGHTFFPANKGTVEFWFKSNHSLINTPIASFKKKDFPFLETSGLKFLHSYWRRGTPGPYSCLQSLLIPDKGNPTTGFQIEHLFRAGKWHHIAYTWDLKEESGELQGELNIFLDGKKETFKSVIYGVTQLKGKQKIKLSENMDEVILGPFEGVMDNLRISDIVKYTEDFIPDKISPKIDSNTRVVFVFEGNLKGISGLTPNLLEAVIQ, from the coding sequence ATGAAACAAAATATTTTAAAAACAGTTCTTGTATCCTTTTCGCTCTTGTTTATTTTTACATTTTTATCATCAGTACAAGCAGAAGAATTTGAACTTAAAATCAACGATGTATCAGGTTTAAACTCTCCTTTGCCAATTATAGCCAGTATGGCTTTTTCTAAAGGAGAAGTTAAAGATGCTTCCTCTATACGTATAATGAGCGAAACCAGAGAAGTTCCTTCCCAAATTGATATTACAGCTAAATGGGTAGACGGTAGTATTAGATGGGCTTTAGCTGGGTTCACTGATTCTCCTCAGAATAGATATAGAGTTGAGTATGGAGAAGGAATAAAGAGAAGCGCTTATCCAACCCCTCTTAAAATCAGCAACCTTCCAGATGGAGGTTTCACAATTGATACTGGTGTGTCAATATACCAGTTTGATAAAGATAAACTCCTACCTGAAAAAGCGTGGCTAACTGTAAATAACCGTACAATCTCTATATTGGAAAATTCTGGTGCAGGCACATATCTGATAGATAATCAAGGCAGAACTGCAAAAGTAGCAGGTAAACTGGCTGAAATAGAGAATACTTTTTTAAAAGAAGGACCTGCTCGGGTAGTTGTGAAAAGATCTGGGTGGTATGTAACCAATTCTGGAGAAAAACTTGCAAGAGCAGATGTTTGGCTATATTTTGCAGAAGGGTCTTCTGCTGTTCGGATTACACATTCCTTAATACTTACCGAAGATACCAACAAAGTTTGGTTCAAAGATTTTGGACTGGAATTTACCCCCCCTGCTCCTCCAACAGACGTATATTGTGCAGAAGGTCTTCCAGGGGAAGAGTCTGTTATTCAAACTAAAGGTAAAGAGGTTTTCTTGCTTCAAGATGATTACCCTCATTTTGCTGAACGAAAATATAATGCAGGCGTTGGTACATCTGAAAACGGTATAGATAAAATTGTTAAAAAATTTGATATAGCAGGTGACTGGGCTTATGGGGATTATGGCAACTTTGGTATTGGGATTGTTATGCCATGGCTTGCTGAAAGGTTCCCCAAGGAGATATCTTTTGGAGAAAGAAGTGCAAAAGCAGTGTTATGGTCAGCCAGAAGTAAGAGAGAACTAGATTTCAAAGCAAAAACGCTTATTGATGAATACTGGCAGACTTGGGCAAAAGAAGGTCCTGGAGCACCAAAAGACGGAGCCGAAACATATAGTAACGCTCAAGGAACATCATTAACTCACGATATATGGTTTTTACCTCAACAGGGAAGTTATAATGCAGACCTAGTCAAAAGAACTTGTATATCGGCAGCAAGACCAACACTTGCTTTAAGCGACCCTGTAAAAATATGTTCTTCAGAAGCCCTTGGCTGGCCGTCTTACCATAAAGATACGAAAAAATTCCCCGAATTTGAGCAGATATTTAAAGAATATTGGCAACGGCTAATTATGTCTTTAGAGGCTTTCCCTATGACAGGGACCATTTCTTGGGGTTGTCTTCCTGATGTTAGTTATTACACTGTTAAAGGGCGTATAATGCCCGGGTTCGGAGATTCCAGGCTTAAAGGAATAATGGACTACGGTATGAGAAGAGTTCCATTTCTAATGTACGCAAGGAGTGGGGAGAGAGAATATTACGAGTACGGGTACAAGTTTGGTAGGTTTACGGGAGACTACGGAATTGCCCACTGGAATTCCCCAGAAAAACAGAGAGGAGCCGGACTCATTGGAGCCCGTGGAGGACTACCTTTCTTCTGGCAAGGAAGAACTACTCTCTTTGCTATCATTGATGGTGAGATAAGACACTGGTTGAACCAGTACTACCTTACTGGAGATGAGCAGTCTCTTGATCTGGTCAATATGATAAAAGAAGAAGTTTCAAAAGTTAGAACCCCAAGAGGAATAACCAGCATATCAAGAATGCTTCTTACTCTTTCTATTATGGACTGGGATGAAGATATGTGTAAAAAATCTCGTGAGTTTATCCATTCCATTATAGATTTAAATAGCCAGAACGGTTTAAAAGGTAGCGGTTACGGGGCTGAATATAAAGACGAAAGAGATACTTACAACCTATTAGAATATTATCTTGAAACAGGAGATGAAATAGTAAAAGAAGCCTGGCTTAAACTTCTCGACCAAAAATATAGATTTGAAAGAAGAGGTGGCACTTTATGTCATAGAAATTACGATGCGCTCACATACTATATTGCTTACCTTATTACTGGAGAACAAAAATGGAGAAGCGTGGTAGAACAGACTTTAAGTGATGCTCTTATGTATGCTAATGCATACCCTTTAGAGAAAGATTTATCGAGACTGCCTAAAAATCCTCTCGATTGGAAATCTCTTCCGCCAAGAATATTTACAGGTTACCAGAACCCTTTTATAGGTTTTCCTGCTGCTCTCAAATTAATAAATAATATTGGATGGAGCAACGAACCTATAACCCCTATTGCAGTAAAACCGTTAGAATTCCCAGAAACTATGTTATTATTCAGACATAAAAAAGGTATAGAAACCAACCTTAGTGTTTATTTCAGGACAAAAAATAAGGATGCTAAAATAGAAGTATTTCCTTACAAAAAATATCCAACGGTTGCTCCACTAAAAGGAATAAAAACAGTAATAGAAAAAAGGATGGCTCAGAATACTCATTATCACGCTTACATAAATATACCAGCAGAAAAAGAAGAAGGGTTATATATCCTATCTTTTGGGGTAGAAGATGTTGCTTGGACACTTCTCGACACAACATCACAAAAGGTAGCTACACTTGCACCCGATGGGTTATGGTCTATTTGCAGAGCAGGGCACGGTGGTTCTCATCAGGGAGATAACCGCCCCGGGGAAGCTAAACCTATGTTTTTCAAAGTTCCTGCTGGACTCAAAGAACTTGATGTTTTCATTGGCTACCCTGCTACCATAAAAAGAGCAGACGGTTCAACGGCTCTTGAATGCATAGACTCCAATATAGGAAGATTTTCTCTACCAGTTAAAGGACAAACAGGTATCTGGAGTATAGAACCTTATTTTCGCGAGTTTAGCGGAAACGCTCCTCCTGGTTTTTATAGATTTTTAAATATTGAACCGATAGTCTCTTTTGGTTCACCAACTCTCCTTCCTGAAGAAACATTGGGAAAACCAGTTGTTTCTACTTCTGCTCTATTGTTTGAACCGAAAGAACCCTTAAAGTTTGTTGAAGGAGTATCTGGTAAAGCTATTAGACTTTCAGGCGATACAAAATTAAAATTCTCTAAAGGCGAAAAAGTCTCACAGGGAGGACATACTTTCTTCCCTGCAAATAAAGGAACTGTTGAATTCTGGTTTAAGTCCAACCATTCACTTATTAACACGCCTATTGCTTCTTTCAAAAAAAAGGATTTCCCGTTTTTAGAAACATCTGGTTTAAAATTTCTACATTCATACTGGAGGAGAGGTACCCCTGGACCTTACAGTTGTTTACAGTCGCTACTTATACCTGACAAAGGGAACCCAACAACAGGGTTCCAGATAGAACATCTGTTCCGTGCTGGTAAATGGCACCATATTGCGTACACCTGGGACCTAAAAGAAGAATCTGGGGAACTACAAGGAGAACTTAATATCTTTCTTGATGGGAAAAAAGAGACTTTTAAATCAGTTATTTATGGAGTTACCCAACTTAAAGGTAAACAGAAAATCAAGTTATCAGAAAATATGGACGAAGTAATACTTGGACCATTCGAAGGAGTAATGGATAACCTGCGAATATCAGACATTGTTAAGTATACAGAAGATTTTATACCAGACAAGATATCTCCCAAAATTGATTCAAACACAAGAGTTGTTTTTGTGTTTGAAGGTAACCTTAAAGGTATATCTGGTCTTACACCAAACCTATTGGAAGCAGTTATACAATGA